The Shinella zoogloeoides genome contains the following window.
CGGTTGCCAGCAGCGTCGTGCCCGTGCCGATGATGAGGCTGTTGACGATCGCCCGCCGCCAGGCATCGGCGAAGAACAGTTCCTCGAACCAGCGCAGCGACCAGGACGGGATCGGATAGGTCAGGATGACGCTCGAGGTGAAGGCGAGCGGCAGGATGGCGAGGAGCGGCGCGACGAGGAAGAGCACCGTCAGCGTGGCGAACGTGGCCTTGGCGATTTTCATCGGCATGGTCAGCGCCTCCCCGGTTCGTCGCTGGAGAGGCGGGCATAGACGCTGTAGAGCAGGAGCGTTGCGACCAGCAGCACGACGCCGAGCGCGCCGGCCATGCCCCAGTTCGCCGAACCCGTGGCGTAGAAGGCGATGATGGACGAGATCATCTGGTCGCCCGGCCCGCCGATCAGCGCCGGCGTGATGTAGTAGCCGATGGCCGAGATGAAGACGAGAAGGCTCCCGGAAGCGACGCCGCGCAGGCTGAGCGGCAGGAGCACGCGCAGGAACGCGCGCAGCGGATGGGCGCCCAGCGAGGCGGCGGCCGGCATCAGATTCTTCGGAATGGTGATCAGCACGGAATAGATCGGCAGCACCATGAAGGGCAGGAGCACGTGGGTCATGGCGATGATGACGCCCGTGCGGTTGAAGATCAGCGCCAGCGGCGCGTCGATGAGGCCGATGCCGCGCAGGAGGTCGTTGATGAGGCCCTGCTCCTGCAACAGGATGAACCAGGCCGCGGTGCGCACCAGAAGCGACGTCCAGAGCGGCAGCAGCACCGCGCCGAGCATCAGGTCGCGCTTCCAGCCGGACAGCGAGGCGGCGATGATGGCGTAGGGATAGCCGATGCAGGCGCAGGCGAAGGTGACGAGCGCGGCGATCCAGAAGGTGCGCACGAGGATCACCCGGTTGACGGACTGGTCCGGCGGCAATTGCTCGATGCTGCCCGCGGCATTGCGGCCGAGATCGACGGCGGCAAGCAGGTTGCGGTCGGTATAGGGCGAGAGCGCGTCGGCGATGGCGAGCCAGAATTCCGGCTTTTCCCAGCGCTTGTCGATGGAGACGAGGTCGGCGGGCGGGTTCTCCGCGTCGGCGAGCGCGCTCGTCGTCTTGCCCATCAGGGTGCGGAAGCCGGAGCGGGCGCTGTTGAGCCGGCGTACCATGTCGCCGAGCGCCTGGTCGTCGTCGACCGCCTTCAGGTCCTCCATCAGCGCCGCCTGCATGGGCATGGTCGGCGGCGACGTGCGGTCCCAGTCCCGCAGCACCTCGGCGCTGCGCGGCAGGAGGCGAAGCACGGCCGGATCAGAAACGGCCTGCGACATCATGCTGAAGAGCGGCCAGACGAAGAAGCCGATGAGGAAGACGAGCAGCGGCGCCAGCAGGAAAAGCGACCGGCCCGTGCGCGATGGAGCCCCGCTCATGGCGCGATGACCCGGCAATCGCCGGCCGAGAAGGCGGCGAACACCCTGGTGCCCGGCGGAAACTCGCGCGACCGGCGGCCGAGCTTGGCGATCAGCGGATGATTGGCGTTCTGCAACTGCACGCGCAGATGATCGCCCTGATAGACGCTGTCGGTGACCTCCGTTTCGAGCACGTTGCGCGCCTCGCCGCGTGTTTCGCTGAGGTCGACGCGCTCCGGCCGGATCGAGAGGAAGACGGGCTGGCCGGAGGCGACGGTGCCGGACACGGCCGACACGATCTGCGCGCCGGAGGCAAGGCGGACGGTGGCTTCCGCGCCCTGCACGGCCTCCACCACGCCCTCGACAAGATTGGTCTCGCCGATGAACTCGGCGACGAAACGGGTCGCCGGCTCGTCATAGACCTGACGGGGCGTGCCGATCTGCTCGATCTTGCCCTTGTTGAAGACGGCGACCCGGTCCGACATGGTGAGCGCCTCGGACTGGTCGTGCGTGACGAAGACGATGGTCAGGCCCAGGCGGCGATGCAGGTCGCGGATATCGAGCTGCATCTGCTCGCGAAGCTGCTTGTCGAGCGCGCCGAGCGGCTCGTCCATCAGCACGACGCGCGGCTCGAAGACCAGCGCGCGGGCGAGCGCCACGCGCTGCTGCTGGCCGCCGGAAAGCTGCGAGGGGCGACGGTCGGAGAGGGCCGAGAGCTGCACCATGTCGAGCGCCCGCTTGACGCGCTCGCCGGTCTCGGCCTTGCCGAGACCGCGCATCTGCAGCGGAAAGGCGATATTGTCGCCGACGGACATATGCGGAAAGAGCGCATAGCTCTGGAAGACGACGCCCATATCGCGCTTGTGCGTGGGCACGGCGTTGATGGCGGTCCCGTCGAGCAGTATATTGCCGGAGGTCGGCTGCTCGAAGCCCGCGAGCATCATCAGGAGCGTCGTCTTGCCCGAACCGGACGGGCCGAGCAGGCTGACGAACTCGCCCTTGTCGATGGAAAGATCGAGGTTTTCGACCACGCAGAGCGGGCCGTAGAATTTGGTGATGCGGTCGAAGCGGATGAATTCGGCCAAGTGAGGACTCCATCGCAAGGGTCGCAGCGGCGGGATTGCCCCGGCAAAACCTTCTCCCCGGCCCGGGAAGAAGGCCGCCAAACGGGATGAGGGGCGAACCCGCCCCTCACCATATCCGCTTTACTGCGCCAGCCAGGCGTTGAAGCGCGCCGTCAGCGTTTCCGCATTGTCGATCCAGAAGTCGACATTGAGCGGGATCGAATCCGTCATGTTCGCCGGATCGGTCGGCAGGTCCTTGGAGAATTCCGCCGGCACCTTGGAAGCGGCATCCTTGTTCGGCAGGCCGTAGGCGACGAATTCCGGCAGCTTGGCCTGGTTTTCCGGCAGGCTGGCGAAGGCGATGAAGTCCTGCGCCGCGTCCTTGTTCTCGGCGTCCTTCAGCACGACCCAGCTATCGACGGCATAGATGCTGCCCGGGAAGACGACCTTGAAGTTCTTGCCTTCCGAGCGGTTGATGCCGGTGATGCGGCCGTTATAGGCCGAGGTCATGGCCACTTCGCCCGAAGCGAGGAACTGCAGCGGCTGGGCGCCCGATTCCCACCAGACGATGTTCGGCTTCAGCTCGTCGAGCTTCTTGAAGGCGCGCGCGACGCCCTCCTCGGTGCCGAGCACGTCGTAGAGTTCGTCCTTGGAGACGCCATCGGCGAGCAGGGCGAATTCCAGCGTGTATTTCGGACCCTTGCGCAGCGAGCGCTTGCCGGGGAATTTCTCGACGTTCCAGAAGTCCGCCCAGGAGGCCGGGCCTTCCTTCAGCTTGTCGCCGTCATAGGCGATGGCCGTGGACCAGACGATGGCGCCGACGCCGCAGTCGTTGACCGCGCTGTCGAGGAACTTGTCCTTGCCGCCCATCTTGTCCCAGTCGATCTTCTCGTAGAGACCGTCGGCACAGCCGAGCGCCAGTTCCTCGGCCTCCACCTGCACGGCGTCCCAGTTCGGCGCACCGGCCTTGACCTTCGACTGGATGACGCCGATGCCGCCGTCCCAGGCCTCGTCGAGCACCGGCTTGCCGCTCTTCTCGGCGAAGGGCTTGAAGTAGATGTTGCGCTGGGCATCCTGATAGTTACCGCCCCAGGACACGACGGTCAGGTCCCGCGCGAATGTCGGCGCGGCGATGCCGGCCGACAGCACGATGGCGGCCGCCGCCAGGATACCCGATTTCAGAATTGTCTTCATGGCACTCCCCTTTTCTTCGTTTATGAAGGAGCCGCTACGGCTCCGATGACGATTGATGCGCACCGCCCGCCCCGCCTTTGCGGCGGTGACTGCGGCTTGCGGCCATCGCGCCCTTTCCCCTGGGCGTTTCGGCCGATTGATGCATTCCGGTCATTGTCGGTCAACGGGTTTTTCCCGCTTATTGACCGTTGTCAGACGTGCTGCCCTCCATTGATGTGGATTTCCGCGCCGTTGATGTAGGACGATTGTTCGGTGCAGAGGAAATGGATGGTCTCCGCGACTTCGCGCGGTTCGCCCAGCCGTCCCATCGGCACTTCCGCCGCCACCAGCGCGTCCGTGCCCGGCGAGAGGATCGAGGTCTCGATCTCGCCCGGCGCGATGGCATTGGCCCGCACGCCGCGCCGGCCGAATTCATGCGCCATCTCGCGCGTCAGCGCCGCAAGCGCCGCCTTGGAGGCCGCATAGGCGACCCCCGCGAAGGGATGCACGCGCGAACCGGCGATCGAGGTGACGTTGACGATCGAGCCTTTCGCCGCCTCCAGCTCCGGCATCAACGCGCGGGCGATCAGCGCCGTCGAGACGAGGTTGACGTTCAGCACTTGCGTCCACACGTCCGCATCGGTGCCGAGCACACCGAGGCGGCTCTTGCCCGGCCCTTTCGGCGAGATGCCGGCATTGTTGACGAGCGCGTGCAGCTTGCCGTTCGGCAGGCGCTCGCGCACGGTCGCGGCGAGGCGGTCGATCTGCGTGAGGTCGGCAAGGTCGGCCTGGATGTGGCTTTCCCGGGCGGACGGCCAGGCGCACTCCTCCGAGAAAGCCTGGCGCGAAACGGTGAAAATACGCCAGCCCTTCGACTGGAAGAGCTTGACCGTCGCATGGCCGATGCCGCGGCTCGCTCCCGTCAGCAACATGTAGCGGCGTTCTTCGGTCATGCGGGGCGATCTCCCTTGATGCTTGATACATCGTAATCTGCGGCGAATGAATTGCAAGCCCCGTTCGAGACAGGTCAGGCGCGGCGCGTTTTTCCCTCCGCGCCATGCTCGATACGCTCGAGGATCGGCCTTCCGCCGAGCTGGATATCATCGATGATTGCCATGGCGGCGGCGGCGGAATCGTGCCGCTTCAATGCCTCGACGACCGGATAGTGATGATCGATCATCGCCCGCCCACCGGCAAGATAGGCGTCGGAAATATGTGGCCCCATCTGCAGCCAGAGCCGCCGCAGGATGGTGGTAAGCACGGGAAGCCCGGCGATGCGCGGCAGCATGAAATGGAACGCCTGGTTGAGCTGCGTGCCTCGCAAGCGGTCTCCCTCCGCGATCGCCGCCTCGTTTTCCCGCAAAATCTGCTCCATTTCATGGATATCGGCGCCCGTCGCCGTCTGCGCGGCGGTTTCCGCCGCAAGTCCTTCCAGCCGGACGCGGATCGTGCGGATCTCCCGGTATCGCGCCTCGCTGAGACCGGATATGCGGATGTCGCGCGGGGAGCGGAAGGTGATCGCCTCGTCGTTGGCAAGACGCAGGATCGCATCGCGGATCGGGGTCACGCTCGTGCCGAACTGCTCGGCGAGATCGCGGATCTTCAGCCGGTCGCCCGGCTGGAAACGCCCCTGCATCAGCGCGTCGCACAGCGCGCCATAAACCACGCTGTTGAGGTTCTCGTGTTCCAGTGTCGTGAATTCAGGCATGGAACTGATCCGCAAAATCGAGTAACAAGATACTTGATGCATCTTTTTTGACGTGTTTCAAGTATCGGCCGGCCATCGGCGGCATCTTCCGGGGAAGACGCGGCCATGGCAATGCCGGCCGGA
Protein-coding sequences here:
- a CDS encoding GntR family transcriptional regulator; its protein translation is MPEFTTLEHENLNSVVYGALCDALMQGRFQPGDRLKIRDLAEQFGTSVTPIRDAILRLANDEAITFRSPRDIRISGLSEARYREIRTIRVRLEGLAAETAAQTATGADIHEMEQILRENEAAIAEGDRLRGTQLNQAFHFMLPRIAGLPVLTTILRRLWLQMGPHISDAYLAGGRAMIDHHYPVVEALKRHDSAAAAMAIIDDIQLGGRPILERIEHGAEGKTRRA
- a CDS encoding ABC transporter permease, which gives rise to MSGAPSRTGRSLFLLAPLLVFLIGFFVWPLFSMMSQAVSDPAVLRLLPRSAEVLRDWDRTSPPTMPMQAALMEDLKAVDDDQALGDMVRRLNSARSGFRTLMGKTTSALADAENPPADLVSIDKRWEKPEFWLAIADALSPYTDRNLLAAVDLGRNAAGSIEQLPPDQSVNRVILVRTFWIAALVTFACACIGYPYAIIAASLSGWKRDLMLGAVLLPLWTSLLVRTAAWFILLQEQGLINDLLRGIGLIDAPLALIFNRTGVIIAMTHVLLPFMVLPIYSVLITIPKNLMPAAASLGAHPLRAFLRVLLPLSLRGVASGSLLVFISAIGYYITPALIGGPGDQMISSIIAFYATGSANWGMAGALGVVLLVATLLLYSVYARLSSDEPGRR
- a CDS encoding SDR family NAD(P)-dependent oxidoreductase, whose product is MTEERRYMLLTGASRGIGHATVKLFQSKGWRIFTVSRQAFSEECAWPSARESHIQADLADLTQIDRLAATVRERLPNGKLHALVNNAGISPKGPGKSRLGVLGTDADVWTQVLNVNLVSTALIARALMPELEAAKGSIVNVTSIAGSRVHPFAGVAYAASKAALAALTREMAHEFGRRGVRANAIAPGEIETSILSPGTDALVAAEVPMGRLGEPREVAETIHFLCTEQSSYINGAEIHINGGQHV
- a CDS encoding ABC transporter substrate-binding protein; translated protein: MKTILKSGILAAAAIVLSAGIAAPTFARDLTVVSWGGNYQDAQRNIYFKPFAEKSGKPVLDEAWDGGIGVIQSKVKAGAPNWDAVQVEAEELALGCADGLYEKIDWDKMGGKDKFLDSAVNDCGVGAIVWSTAIAYDGDKLKEGPASWADFWNVEKFPGKRSLRKGPKYTLEFALLADGVSKDELYDVLGTEEGVARAFKKLDELKPNIVWWESGAQPLQFLASGEVAMTSAYNGRITGINRSEGKNFKVVFPGSIYAVDSWVVLKDAENKDAAQDFIAFASLPENQAKLPEFVAYGLPNKDAASKVPAEFSKDLPTDPANMTDSIPLNVDFWIDNAETLTARFNAWLAQ
- a CDS encoding ABC transporter ATP-binding protein produces the protein MAEFIRFDRITKFYGPLCVVENLDLSIDKGEFVSLLGPSGSGKTTLLMMLAGFEQPTSGNILLDGTAINAVPTHKRDMGVVFQSYALFPHMSVGDNIAFPLQMRGLGKAETGERVKRALDMVQLSALSDRRPSQLSGGQQQRVALARALVFEPRVVLMDEPLGALDKQLREQMQLDIRDLHRRLGLTIVFVTHDQSEALTMSDRVAVFNKGKIEQIGTPRQVYDEPATRFVAEFIGETNLVEGVVEAVQGAEATVRLASGAQIVSAVSGTVASGQPVFLSIRPERVDLSETRGEARNVLETEVTDSVYQGDHLRVQLQNANHPLIAKLGRRSREFPPGTRVFAAFSAGDCRVIAP